AAGACTTAAGTTCGACCCAAGCTGCGAATTAGAACACCCCTCCACTGTGCGCTATATTGGTTCATGAGGTGCAGTTGTGAAACTAGTAGAGCTTGCCCAGGAGTCCCTGCGATTGTTGAAGGAGAGTGGAGCGGAGGGCCTACGCAGCGATGATTTGGCAAGGATGCTGATGACTCCTAAGAGGAGGGTATACGACGTTGTGGCGGTGCTCAGAGCCCTCGGTCTAGTGACTACCCGGAGACGTTTCAACGGTACGACAATCACTTGGGTCGATCGTTCTAAGGAGTTCGTTCCCAGGGCCGAACACGAACGGCTCAAGAACGAGGTTCAGGCCCTGGACGCAGACAGAAAGGCTCTGCAGATTCAGGTTGTCGAACTGAAGGAGGAGCTGAGACAGGCCAGAGCCAGAGTGGCATACGAAGCAAGACCTGTCCAGTCTGTCACGAGAACCGAGTTTAGCACAACACAACTTCGTGTACGATGTCATACGCCCGGCGGTTTCAAGAGAGTGACCAACTCAGGGATGGAGGTCCTGCTTGAGACCAGTGAGCCCGGTATGTCCGTAGACCCATCTGTCACACAGTGGAACGAGAACGAAGAACTCCTTCGTGTTCTTCAACGAGTCTGACACTCAGCCCTGTCGAAGCACGGCTCGAGCTCCTCTCCTAACTGTCCTGAGTCCTTCAAGGACAGAGTCCGCCGAGATGATACGCCCTATGACATTCACAGGTGAGAATGTTGTCATCTCGTCAAGGTAGATACACAAACAGTCTCCGAGGGGCATATACGCGACTTGTCCTCTCTTGACCTGCCTCGTAGCCTTGATGTTGCCCTTGTTAATGCCGACTGTGACCCTCATTTCACCTCTCAGAAGAGCTGCCTTGCCCTCAATTGGCAGTCGGCTTTTCAACTCCTCCACTATGCTTGGCGCATGGACACGGTCCAGCACAGCCTGTACCATGGTACTATCGTCGAATACGACGTCTATCCTGAGTTCGCTCTCGGCGGCCATTACAGAGGTACTGAGAAGATGTCCCTAATAACAACTGCCTTCATTCATTTCGCGCTCGGCAAAAGCTTAATTGTGAAGACCGAGCCTCACGAGTAGAGGAGTGACTCGGGCTGCCATCAAGACTGGATGTTGCATTTGTCGTGGATACCACGGGCTCTATGAAGGATGACATTAGGGCGGTGAAAGACAGCCTCTTTGACATTGTCGACCGTGTGACAGAACGCACAAGAGGACTTGTCATCCGGTTTGGGATAGTGTCGTACAGAGACCACCCGCCCCAAGACAAGACCTACGTCACAAAGATCTTCGACTTCAGTGATGACATCAAGAAGGTCCACAGGGAGATATCGAAGCTTGACCCATCTGAGGGGGGTGACATGCCAGAGGCGGTTGCCGATGCGCTACATGACGCCCGTACGAGTCTCAGTTGGATGCGGGACTCATACAAGGTTCTGATTCTGGTTGGAGATGCGCCTCCTCATGGCAGGGCGTACAACAACATGGGAGATGACGCATGGCCCAACGGTTGTCCGTGCGGGTATGACCCCAAGAATGAGGTCCAGCTGCTCAAGAAGGAACACGGCTCGACGGTGTTTGTGTTTGTCTGCGGCTGCAATCCTGTTGTGGAGGACGCTTTTCGGAGCATTGCCAATGCCGTAGATGGTGGGGTATATTACTCACTCGTAGAGGTACGACATGTCCCTGACGCCATTCTGAAGATTCTTGAAGGAATGAGCGACCTCATCGAGTCGGATCAGAAAGTGCTAAGATACTACCAGTCACATGACGGGGTATTTGACCTTGGACAGGCAGCATCGGACCTTGGGCTTGAACTCCGAGAGGTGAAGACCAGCCTCTCTCGACTCATTGAACTTGGAACTGTGCCTCGGTGGCCGAAGGGTCGTCCTCTCTCCTCCGGACAGATAGGTCTCTCGGTTGAACTGGGAGACGTGCCTGACGCCATACTCCCTGGTAAGGCATTCAAGTACCAGGTAAGGGTCAAGAACCCTAGTTCTGCAACAGCAGGGGTCCGAATAGTCGTGTCAATTGTGTCCGAGGACGGTGTCTCAGAGATAACAAATGAACAGCACGAGATTGCCCCCCGAGGTGACTCCACAATAGACCTGAAGCTCGTGCCCATAGTCTACTCGAAGGGAAAGGCCAGTGTGAAGGTCGAAGTATACTATGGTTCAAAGCCTCTAGCATCCCGAATCTACTCCACACGGGTCTACTAGGAGGTCTACCTGTGGAGCTCAAGCTGTTGCAAGGACGGAATCAACAGGGTATGAGCTTCACGAGCCCCGGATGCCTCGGCGGGAATGTCAAGACGGTCATTATTCGCTCAGAGGGTAGGCTCGTCCTGTCTGACGTGCGACACTCGGACAGAGTGCCAGCCAACAGCATTGTGGTGGATGCACGTATTGCTGACGCTCTCTTGGCCCGAGAAGGAACCGCCGTTCTGGTGGAGGCTGCGGACGAGGACATACCTGTCTGTGAAGAGATCTCTCTGAGCGTGAGTTCCCACACCGGGCTTGACTCTGAGAAGGTCGCTTCTGCTGTGTCAAAGAGAGTCACTGACCTGAAGCCCTATGTTGAAGGACTGATACTGCGGAGCGGTCAGGAGTTGCGGGCCGATGACCTGAGGCTCACATTCCGAGTCAAGTCGGTCACTCCCATGAGCACCACCCACCGGGCTGCGAGAGTCTTGTGGAAGCGGCTGAATAGGGTTGAGATTGAGGCCACTAGAGAAGCAGAATGCTACAACCTGTGCTGTGTCTTCGAGATGACCTCCACTGTGCACAGGAGTGACATCTCCATGGACGGTAGGATGGTCACTGAGTGGCAAGCAGCACTGCAGACTGCAAGTGACCTGTTGAACGACCTCATGTCCTGTGAGGCAGTCGCCCTGTTCAGTGCAATGATGTTCTCCTCATCTGTTGAGACTTTCAAGACGTACGACCCCGATTCAGGCCAAGAGTCTGAGTTCTGCACCGTTGACACGCCAGATGTGGCAAAGATGCTCTCGCTCTGGATGAGTAACAGGGAGAAAGACCATCGCGGGTCTCCTGCCAGTCCAGGGCTTGCAATAGAGCGTGCTCTTGGACTTGCCTACGACATGACCCGCAAGAACGGACTGCCCACAGTCGTGCTCCTGTTCGCCTCGGGTGCTTACTCAGCAGGACCAAACCCTGTGAAACTCGCCACAGTGGACCCGGGCCAAGAACGCATAGCAGTGTTCACAGTTGGACTGGGCAGTTCTGCAGACATGGATCTGCTAGACGCCATAGCAGAGTCAGGAAGGGGAAGTGGCATTCGAGTCTCCACGGATGTGGACGCGGAGGCTGTTGAGAGAGCAGTTCATGACTGGGTACATAGGAGGACTGGGATAGTTGGGTGATGGGCTGTTGACACGACTTCAGGCCATGCGCGCCAGCAATGAGGTCTCAGGGTTCATTTGTTCGCGCCTTCCTTCAGGGCGCCTAGAGTCTGGATGTATTGAACAGGGTCTCTTCTCAAAGGGTACTGAGGGCGAGCTTCGTCTGCGCACGACTCAGGTACAGACTCTGATACCTGCAGACCGGACTGTTCGCCTCTTCACCGAACGAGGAGTGTTGAAGCAGGGCGACTATGGCATTCTCATGCTGGGCGAGCCGGGTCTGCACTCACCGCGATTCAATGTATATCTTGGGAACGACTCCTCAGAAGGCCAGACGTTCAGATACTGCGCCGCATTCTGGACTGTGAGCTCAACTCCTGATAGAGTACTTCGGATAGTCCTCAACGAGGCATTGGGCGTCGAGCCACCTCAGAGTAGCACAGTGTTCACAGACTATGTCGAAGAGGTCAGAGAGGCTGCTTCGATGGGACTCGTGAAAGAGGCACTTGCTATGGCGATACCAAGAGGGAAGTTCAAGCCCTCCGAATGGGTTAGTGAAGCAACAGCCGCAGAGGAGGACGAAAAGGTCCCGCTAAAGGTGGGCGAACTGAAACTCATACCGAGTCTTGCCCCGGTTGTGACCACTTGGATTCTTGGACTTGAGCTGGTCAGAAACACAAGAGACCGGTGCGTTGCTGCAATCATGTCACACGATGGTCGCACTGAGTCATGTCTGTGGGACGGTTTGAGGAGTATGGCTCTGTTCATGGTAACGGAAGGCCTAGATGCGAACCCCCTCCTGCTTTCAACAGTCCAGTCAATGTGGTCGTCTGGGAAAGAACGAGACCTGCCACCCAAGGTGCCTCAGAGTCGTTCAGACGATACTGCTCAATTGCGTATGCAAGACTCGTCATCCCCAAGTCTCGTCGAGTCAGAGAGAGTTGAGCGAGGACAAGACAAGACGACAGCGACGCCCAGCGACTTGGACCAGCTCACCCAGCTGATTCGAAACGTGCCCGTCGCTGAGATCCTATCCCGACTGGCACATGTTGAACAGCGGGTCGAGTCCATAAGCACTAGGACGCCGTCCTCGCCCGATGAGTCGGGTAGTAGGTCCCTCCACGAACTGACGACCAGTCGGCTAAAGGAGGTGGTCGAACGGCTCGAACGACTGTCTGAACGTCTAGAGGACTTGGAAAAGAGAATCGCACGGTTTGCTTCGAAGACAGGGTGACATTCCTATGACAGACAGCAATGAGGAAGAGACGCGGAAGGATGCACAGTCTGTTCTTGCCTCGATGTCCGAGATTCTACAGCGACTTGAGAATGTCGAGAGTGTGCTTGACAGGATCGAAACGACTCTCGGAAAGAGACAAGGGTTGGCCTTGACGGACCAGACCGAGACCCGCGTGTCGAAGCTGCAATCGACTGCATCTCTCACCGAATCGACTCGCGAGGCGGTCTCCAGACTAGAGGTGGAGGTTGCAGACCTCGAGTCAAGAGTGAAGGCCATCGAGCTAATGCTGTCCGAGTAGTCACCGAGGCTGTCCTGAAGCAGTCAGTGCTTCGAGCGAAGAGAGGACTGCGTTGTGTATCGTCTGTAGACATATCTTCGAAGCCTTTTCAACCACGAAACATGACCCCTGCAGAGTCTTCAGTGCAGCCTGAGTGTCGAAGCTCTCCCCGACACCTATGACAAGAACCCGGCAACCATTCCTCTGTCCGATGGCATGGATGAAGGATGCGGCTTCATCTCCCTCGGCCTCTGCCCCACTTGTGACCAGAATTGCAAGAGTGGGCCTCTGGTCGCCAAAGTCCTCCAGAAACTCAGCAATGGAGCGATAGACCTCAGTCATGTTGGGAGGCCCAGCAGAGTCCCTGAGCGCGTCAAGCACTGATAGGACCATAGTGGTCCGTACCTCGCTTGACTCCATGTCATCAGAGAACTGCAAGTACTGCTGAACCGTTTCCGCTTTCTGAACCGAGAACTTCTCCACGTCCTTGCTTGCGTTGATGAGAGCGAACCTCCCGTCGCATCGGTTCACCTCGAACAGGCTCATCAACAGCAGTCCAATTATCGCAACCCCCTCGGACCCCGAAACACTTCCCCGTACGTGGTCCGCAATCTGCTCCGTCAGGCCACCACCAGCGGAGCGCGTCAGTCTTGACAGGATGCTCCTCGGGGATGTCACGGAGATGCGTGACTCTCTACCTCCATTGAATTCAAGGCAGAGAATGACATTGATCTCGGAGAGAGACGGAAGGGGTCTGAATTCCACATCCGCTCCTGTCAGAGTGCCGACCTCTCCGGGTCGGAGCTGCGGCCGTGACCACGTCAGATTAAAGATCACACCATGCTTCTGGCCCAAGGGGTAGTACTTCACACCTCTTGCAACAAAGAATCCCTGAAGCTTCGAGACAACATCACCATCTCTGAGCTGTATCAGGGACACCGTCTCCCCGGTGGTCGGTCCTGCAGACTCCCTGTAGCCAAAGACCACCTGTCTGAGGCCAATAGGCTGCCCCTGATACCTTACAATGTCTAGCTGGTGCTTTCCGCTCATTGCGACAAGTTCTGAGTCGAGAGTGTGCACTGAGGCAGTCCGCGATTCCACGTCGCATGCGAAGGCCTTTCCTACAAACCACTGACCGGTATGGTCCTCGAGAATCAGGACAAGGTCATCATCAGATACATTGAGTGCTTCCATGTCGCTCCGGTTCAGCCCAATCATTCCGGGGGAGGTCTCCTGCCTGCTCGCTGAGAAGTGAAGTGTAGAGAGTATCTCGACAGGGTCGACTACCCGGAAGTGCTCAAGAAGTGACTTACCAAACGCTCTCAGATGAGAGGGAGAGTTAAGCACCGGGCCCGACTGGGTGATGGACCTTAGAAGCGCAGTCATCTCTTCAGAGTCCCGGGACACCGGACCACGACTGAGCACTCTCGTCCATC
The DNA window shown above is from Candidatus Thorarchaeota archaeon and carries:
- a CDS encoding VWA domain-containing protein, with the translated sequence MELKLLQGRNQQGMSFTSPGCLGGNVKTVIIRSEGRLVLSDVRHSDRVPANSIVVDARIADALLAREGTAVLVEAADEDIPVCEEISLSVSSHTGLDSEKVASAVSKRVTDLKPYVEGLILRSGQELRADDLRLTFRVKSVTPMSTTHRAARVLWKRLNRVEIEATREAECYNLCCVFEMTSTVHRSDISMDGRMVTEWQAALQTASDLLNDLMSCEAVALFSAMMFSSSVETFKTYDPDSGQESEFCTVDTPDVAKMLSLWMSNREKDHRGSPASPGLAIERALGLAYDMTRKNGLPTVVLLFASGAYSAGPNPVKLATVDPGQERIAVFTVGLGSSADMDLLDAIAESGRGSGIRVSTDVDAEAVERAVHDWVHRRTGIVG